A single Anopheles arabiensis isolate DONGOLA chromosome 2, AaraD3, whole genome shotgun sequence DNA region contains:
- the LOC120908728 gene encoding 28S ribosomal protein S22, mitochondrial, with the protein MWKLFKDLRLIGGLARRSSTVPHTNPTLCRSLSSTAQSNSEPFLSYEKDPAPAFLRDDVQQLLKSITRLELDKVFRKRSVKDNTVEYRFMTDEQLRRELLHSIEQAQQMLQMPPVVQEQQDSCRVISKDGALKSLSTSKFVFTDITYGLKNSQRSIVVRHPDGTLQEAPYEMRKRLNQIYFPLTGRSIHQPPMFEDEHLQRLLEEGKYEFVLDRACVQFEPYEKDYHHITAKVYQHINESRSFDALRSTRHFGPFVFFLAWHKLIDDLLLDMIKQDYLRNGIELIVLYSTLHGMPIDEGVKQIALQTQMPSLFDAAEKSVDELKQDEQYLSIIEQFVNGQATKKVQLNLAVQAYREMAAEKLRLAQGIRRMHGES; encoded by the exons ATGTGGAAGCTGTTTAAAGATCTCCGCCTGATCGGTGGTTTGGCCAGGCGAAGCAGCACAGTTCCTCACACCAATCCGACCCTGTGTCGCTCGCTAAGCTCCACAGCCCAGTCCAACAGTGAACCTTTCCTTAGCTACG AGAAAGATCCGGCGCCTGCATTCCTGCGCGACGATGTGCAACAGCTGCTCAAGTCCATTACGCGGCTGGAACTGGACAAGGTGTTCCGGAAGCGCTCGGTCAAAGATAACACGGTCGAGTATCGGTTCATGACCGACGAGCAGCTGCGGCGCGAGCTGCTGCATTCGATCGAGCAGGCCCAACAGATGCTGCAGATGCCACCGGTCGTGCAGGAACAGCAGGACAGCTGCCGTGTCATATCGAAGGACGGCGCGCTCAAGTCACTTTCCACCTCGAAGTTCGTCTTTACCGACATCACGTACGGGTTGAAGAACAGTCAGCGCTCGATCGTGGTGCGCCATCCGGACGGCACGCTGCAGGAGGCGCCGTACGAGATGCGCAAGCGTCTGAACCAGATCTACTTCCCGCTCACCGGCCGCTCCATCCACCAGCCACCGATGTTCGAGGACGAGCATCTGCAGCGTCTGCTCGAGGAGGGCAAGTACGAGTTCGTGCTGGATCGGGCCTGCGTACAGTTCGAGCCGTACGAGAAGGACTACCACCACATCACGGCCAAAGTGTACCAGCACATCAACGAAAGCCGATCGTTCGACGCACTGCGCTCGACGCGCCACTTTGGTCCGTTTGTGTTCTTCCTTGCTTGGCACAAGCTGATCGACGATCTGCTGCTGGACATGATCAAACAGGACTATCTGCGCAACGGAATTGAGCTGATCGTGCTGTACTCCACGCTGCACGGTATGCCGATCGATGAGGGCGTGAAGCAGATTGCACTCCAAACGCAAATGCCCAGCTTGTTTGATGCGGCCGAAAAGTCGGTCGACGAGTTGAAGCAGGACGAACAGTACCTGTCGATCATAGAGCAGTTTGTGAACGGGCAGGCCACGAAGAAGGTGCAGCTGAACCTGGCCGTACAGGCGTACCGTGAGATGGCAGCGGAGAAGCTTCGGCTAGCGCAGGGCATCAGGAGGATGCACGGGGAAAGCTGA
- the LOC120908730 gene encoding peroxisomal membrane protein PMP34 has protein sequence MSQSKLKQVFSYQSWVHAVSGSAGSVIAMSAFYPLDTVRSRLQLEEPERRKALSTWRVLRSLIDEEGFETLYRGLVPVLESLCISNFVYFYTFHSLKALRGGGGQSALGDLLLGSLAGVVNVLTTTPCWVVNTRLKMKGLGQQHGKRANGPVASGSDVQYDGLLDGLQYIARTEGVRGLWAGAVPSLMLVINPAIQFMVYESLKRRLTAAGNAKSSPSAITFFSIGAVAKMIATVLTYPLQLVQTKLRHGNTDRSLNLPPNVDTVQMLLIILKRQGVAGLFRGLEAKLLQTVLTAALMFMAYEKIARFVTSLLLTKGGVTAVRH, from the exons atgtctcAGTCCAAGTTGAAGCAAGTGTTTAGCTACCAATCGTGGGTACACGCGGTATCCGGATCGGCG GGTAGCGTGATTGCGATGTCAGCCTTCTATCCACTGGACACCGTACGTAGTCGTCTGCAGT TGGAAGAACCCGAACGGCGCAAAGCGCTCAGCACGTGGCGCGTCCTCCGCAGcctgatcgacgaggagggcTTTGAAACGCTGTACCGCGGCTTGGTCCCCGTGCTCGAGAGCCTCTGCATCTCCAACTTTGTCTACTTCTACACCTTCCACAGTCTGAAGGCGCTGCGGGGAGGCGGCGGTCAATCCGCCCTAGGCGATCTGCTGCTCGGATCACTGGCGGGCGTAGTGAACGTACTAACCACGACACCATGCTGGGTAGTTAACACACGACTAAAGATGAAAGGACTCGGCCAGCAGCACGGCAAACGGGCAAACGGTCCAGTCGCCTCCGGCAGCGACGTACAGTACGACGGGTTGCTCGACGGTCTACAGTACATCGCTCGGACGGAGGGCGTACGGGGGCTGTGGGCTGGGGCAGTGCCCTCCCTCATGCTCGTCATCAATCCCGCCATCCAGTTCATGGTGTACGAGTCGCTCAAGCGTCGCCTGACCGCAGCTGGAAACGCCAAATCATCACCCTCCGCCATCACGTTCTTCAGCATAGGCGCGGTCGCAAAGATGATCGCCACCGTGCTGACCTACCCGCTGCAGCTGGTACAAACGAAACTGCGCCACGGGAACACGGACCGCAGCCTGAACCTACCGCCCAACGTCGATACCGTGCAGATGCTGCTGATCATCCTGAAGCGCCAGGGCGTTGCTGGACTGTTCCGTGGGCTGGAAGCGAAGCTGCTGCAAACCGTGCTTACGGCGGCCCTTATGTTTATGGCGTACGAAAAGATTGCCCGGTTTGTCACGTCCCTGCTGCTGACAAAGGGAGGCGTCACTGCGGTACGACACTGA